Genomic DNA from Cololabis saira isolate AMF1-May2022 chromosome 20, fColSai1.1, whole genome shotgun sequence:
tatctatttatctgtttgaaatctgtttctacttctatctgctgaagaagaagtagcgtattcttatttttgattctaattccggttagagcaccccgagtggtggaagaaaaatccacagaatagaaacctttgtataagctgcatggttgaaaacctatgaaaaaagtagcggcttatagtccagaaaatacggtaattgttttaaccattctcccatttcatcaaccacagggaattccctgggcgtcccctctacgtcatagagtgacgagcggaGATCCTGATCAGGTGACGAGGCCCCGACGTCGAATTAAATGGTTAAatatattgtgcttttgaacggtaaatattaaaataaaccgtacacaggtacattttcaacttatattgaatcactgtgaatacatcaatgtcatTTACATGACGTTAAATAAACTatcctaaataaacaaacatatttacaattccCTAACATACATCTTCTCTATAAAATGTAGTTACTAACTCAGATGCACTACATAATAGATatattcaattgatatatgttttttttaagtttttaaacgTTAGGGTTACTCTAGGTTTAACCCAAACtaatgtgactacaaatatggcgcTGATTAGCATAAAGCTGTATAGCATGCCTCTAGGGAAATGTTGTTCTtagcaaatttttttttctcacagaaatggaggttgttaatactaaaataagagtgcACATAGTAGTTGAAGggcatgatacacacatttgtgtaaatatattttaaatatataattgttaaatgtgtgaaaattaattttaaccaTGTTTTACCCCTTAACCATGTTTTACCCTATAACATTCTATAATCCTGACCATGTAGGATCATTCTGCAGGTTttgtgggtggggggtgggatgGGCTGGGAATGACATACAGTAACACCAGGAAGTAACGCTGGATCCGCGTACCTGAGAGGACGAATCTGGATGCTGGATAAGAGTGTGGAGCCACTGAGTGGTGGCAGTGAGGGCCAGCTGTGGAGGAACTGGTTGTGGTCCTCGGTGTCTGAGatctgcttcatctcagcgtctctcctcttcaggtcagtgatctcctgctgcagcttctcctccagctctctgactctcctcacttcagtttcctgctgggatctgatctgctgcttcacctCAGAACTTCtcttctggaggagagagatcagctcagtgaagatctcctcactgtcctccactgttttatcagcagactgatcgatggcctccacctcctgctgaagcagcttcacatctttctctctgtcctggatctgctgctggatttgttgtcgactcacctccatctctctctgcctctcagtcctttctgctgcagctgagacTGTGTCGTGGCATTTATGTTCatccacagagcagagataacagatacacttctgatcagtacgacagaacatcttcatcacctcatcatgacgggggcagatgttgtcctgcaggttcttggaGGGATCCACCAGCTGGTGTTTCTTGAATGTAGATGAATCACGGTGAGGTTGAAGGTGTTTCTGGCAGTAAGAGGCCAGACAGACCAAACAGGACTTGACAGCTTTCAGTTTTCTCCCAGAGCAGACATCACAGGCCACATCTtcaggtccagcatagcagtgatcagcaggagcagcttggaGTCCAGTCTTCTTCAGTTCCTCCATTAAATCAGCTAACATGGTGTTTTTCAGCAGCTCAGGCCTCGGAATAAACGTGCGTCGACACTGAGGACAGCTGGGgagtttcttctctccttcatccCAGAAGTCCTTAATACACTTCATACAGtaactgtgtccacagggaatagCCACCGGATTCTTTAAAAGATCCAAACAGATGGAACAAGAGAATTTAACTGGGTCGAGCTGGTTTTCCTGCTGCGCCATCGTCCTCTTCGTAGCAACTGTCAGACAGTTTCACTTCCCCTGAACAGAAACTCTGTGGTCTGCCGGATTGCTTCACTCAGGGGCGGGGCTGAATACGATGATATCAGACACCTCGCTGCCTGGCTGCACCACGTGACTGATTCAGCGAGTAAACCCTCAGGCTCCGTTcagagtgtgtgtttgggggaGAGTTACAGTCAGTTAGagtttagagacagtttggagacagttagagacagtttggacatagttacagacagtttggagacagttagagacagtttggacatagttagagacagtttggagacagttagagacagtttggacatagttacagacagtttggagacagttagagacagtttggacatagttagagacagtttggagacagttagagacagtttggagatagttagagacagtttggagacagttagagacagtttggagacagttagagacaaattggagacagttagagacagtttgaacatagttagagacagtttggagacagttagagacagtttggagacagctAAAGACattttggagatagttagagacaatttggagacagttagagacagtttggagacagttagagacagtttggagatagttagagacaatTTGGACATAGTAatagacagtttggagacagttagagacagtttggagatagtaaGAGACaatttggagacagttagagacagtttggacatAGTTAGAGACaatttggagacagttagagacaatttggagacagttagagacagtttggagatagttaaaGACaatttggagacagttagagacagtttggagacagttagagtCAGTTTGGaaatagagacagtttggacatagttagagacagtttggagatagttagagacagtttggagacagttagaggcagtttggagatagttagagacagtttggagatagttagagacagtttggagatagttagagacagtttggagacagttagagacagtttggagatagttagagacagtttggagatagttagagacagtttggagatagttagagacagtttggagacagttagaggcagtttggagatagttagagacagtttggagacagttagagacagtttggagatagttagagacagtttggagatagttagagacagtttggagatagttagagacagtttggagacagttagaggcagtttggagatagttagagacagtttggagacagttagagacagtttggagacagctaaagacagtttggagacagttagagacagtttggagacagttagagacagtttggagatagttagagacagtttgaacatatttagagacagtttggagacagttagaggcagtttggagacagttagagacagtttggagacagttagaggcagtttggagatagttagagacagtttggagacagttagagacagtttggagacagctaaagacagtttggagacagttagagacagtttggagacagttagagacagtttggagatagttagagacagtttgaacatatttagagacagtttggagacagttagagacagtttggagatagttagagacagtttggagatagttagagacagtttggagatagttagagacagtttggacatagttagagacagtttggagacagttagagtCAGTTTGGaaatagagacagtttggacatagttagagacagtttggagatagttaaagacagtttggagacagttagagacagtttggagacagttagaggcagtttggagatagttagagacagtttggagacagttagagacagtttggagatagttagagacagtttggagatagttagagacagtttggagacagttagagacagtttggagacagttagaggcagtttggagatagttagagacagtttggagacagttagagacagtttggagacagctaaagacagtttggagacagttagagacagtttggagacagttagagacagtttggagatagttagagacagtttggagatagttagagacagtttggagatagttagagacagtttggagacagttagaggcagtttggagatagttagagacagtttggagacagttagagacagtttggagacagctaaagacagtttggagacagttagagacagtttggagacagttagagacagtttggagatagttagagacagtttgaacatatttagagacagtttggagacagttagaggcagtttggagacagttagagacagtttggagacagttagaggcagtttggagatagttagagacagtttggagacagttagagacagtttggagacagctaaagacagtttggagacagttagagacagtttggagacagttagagacagtttggagatagttagagacagtttgaacatatttagagacagtttggagacagttagagacagtttggagatagttagagacagtttggagatagttagagacagtttggagatagttagagacagtttggacatagttagagacagtttggagacagttagagtCAGTTTGGaaatagagacagtttggacatagttagagacagtttggagatagttagagacagtttggagacagttagagacagtttggagacagttagaggcagtttggagatagttagagacagtttggagacagttagagacagtttggagatagttagagacagtttggagatagttagagacagtttggagacagttagagacagtttggagacagttagaggcagtttggagatagttagagacagtttggagacagttagagacagtttggagacagctaaagacagtttggagacagttagagacagtttggagacagttagagacagtttggagatagttagagacagtttgaacatatttagagacagtttggagacagttagaggcagtttggagacagttagaggcagtttggagacagttagagacagtttggagacagttagaggcagtttggagacagttagagacagtttggagacagaggcagtttggagatagttagagacagtttggagacagttagagacagtttggagacagctaaagacagtttggagacagttagagacagtttggagacagttagagacagtttggagatagttagagacagtttgaacatatttagagacagtttggagacagttagagacagtttggagacagttagaggcagtttggagatagttagagacagtttggagacagttagagacagtttggagatagttagagacagtttggagatagttagagacagtttggagacagttagaggcagtttggagatagttagagacagtttggagacagttagagacagtttggagacagctaaagacagtttggagacagttagagacagtttggagacagttagagacagtttggagacagttagagacagtttgaacatatttagagacagtttggagacagttagagacaggttggagacagttagagacagtttggagatagttagagacagtttggagacagttagagacagtttgaacatatttagagacagtttggagacagttagagacagtttggagacagctaaagacagtttggagatagttagagacaatttggagacagttagagacagtttggagacagttagagacaatttggagatagttagagacagtttggagatagttagagacagtttggacatagttagagacagtttggagacagttagagtCAGTTTGGAAATagatagagacagtttggacatAGTTAGAGGcaggttggagatagttagagacagtttggagacagttagaggcagtttggagacagttagagacagtttggagacagttagaggcagtttggagatagttagagacagtttggagacagttagagacagtttggagacagctaaagacagtttggagacagttggagacagtttggagatagagaCAGTTTGAACAtatttagagacagtttggagacagttagagacagtttggagacagttagagacagtttggagacagttagagacagtttggagacagctaaagacagtttggagatagttagagacaatttggagacagttagagacagtttggagacagttagagacagtttggagatagttagagacaatTTGGACATAGTAatagacagtttggagacagttagagacagtttggagatagttagagacaatttggagacagttagagacagtttggagatagttaaaGACaatttggagacagttagagacagtttggagacagttagagacagtttggagacagttagagacagtttggagatagttagagacagtttggacatagttagagacagtttggagacagttagagacagtttggagacagttagagacagtttggagatagttagagacagtttggagacagttagagtCAGTTTGGAAATagatagagacagtttggacatagttagagacagtttggagatagttagagacagtttggagacagttagagacagtttggagacagttagaggcagtttggagatagttagagacagtttggagacagttagagacagtttggagacagttagagacagtttggagatagttagagacagtttgaacatatttagagacagtttggagacagttagagacaggttggagacagttagagacagtttggagatagttagagacagtttggagacagttagagacagtttgaacatatttagagacagtttggagacagttagagacaggttggagacagttagagacagtttggagatagttagagacagtttggagacagttagagacaggttggagatagttagagacaggttggagacagttagagacagtttggagatagttagagacattTTGgacatagttagagacagtttggagacagttagagacagtttgaacatatttagagacagtttggagacagttggAGACAggttggagacagttagagacagtttggagatagttagagacagtttggagacagttagagacagtttgaacatatttagagacagtttggagacagttagagacaggttggagacagttagagacaggttggagatagttagagacagtttggagatagttagagacaggttggacatagttagagacagtttggagatagttagagacaggttggagatagtaagagacagtttggagatagttagagacagtttggacatagttagagacagtttatagatagttagagacagtttggagatagttagagacagtttatagatagttagagacagtttggagacagttagagacagtttatagatagttagagacagtttggagatagttagagacagtttatagatagttagagacagtgtgaacatagttagagacagtttggagatagttagagacagtttatagatagttagagacagtgtgaacatagttagagacagtttggagatagttagagacagtttggacatagttagagacagtttggagacagttagagacagtttgaacatatttagagacagtttggagacagttagagacaggttggagacagttagagacagtttggagatagttagagacagtttggagacagttagagacagtttgaacatatttagagacagtttggagacagttagagacaggttagagacagttagagacaggttggagatagttagagacagtttggag
This window encodes:
- the LOC133420148 gene encoding E3 ubiquitin/ISG15 ligase TRIM25-like, with the protein product MAQQENQLDPVKFSCSICLDLLKNPVAIPCGHSYCMKCIKDFWDEGEKKLPSCPQCRRTFIPRPELLKNTMLADLMEELKKTGLQAAPADHCYAGPEDVACDVCSGRKLKAVKSCLVCLASYCQKHLQPHRDSSTFKKHQLVDPSKNLQDNICPRHDEVMKMFCRTDQKCICYLCSVDEHKCHDTVSAAAERTERQREMEVSRQQIQQQIQDREKDVKLLQQEVEAIDQSADKTVEDSEEIFTELISLLQKRSSEVKQQIRSQQETEVRRVRELEEKLQQEITDLKRRDAEMKQISDTEDHNQFLHSWPSLPPLSGSTLLSSIQIRPLRYFQDVAAAVSEVRGRLQDILRDTWTNVSLAVTEVDVLLSQPGPEPGPEPEPEPEPHPEPEPEPEPEPEPEPTSRAGFLKYSCEITLDPNTVNTWLLLSEQNRKVTVMNQRQSYSDHPDRFSKYPQVLSRESLTGRHYWEVETAGGVGVAVSYKNISRSGDESAFGFNDKSWSLDCSSGSYRFRYNNIQTSIPDPASSRIGVYLDHRAGLLSFYSVSGTMTLLHRVQTSFTQPLHAGVWVYFFTGKSAEFCKLK